The following is a genomic window from Corvus hawaiiensis isolate bCorHaw1 chromosome 5, bCorHaw1.pri.cur, whole genome shotgun sequence.
GCATCAATTAATGTtgagaattatactgttcataCATAAATATGAAGGTGAAAGAAGAATTCGCCTCTCAGACTGTGACCCCTACTCTCCCTGAGaatatatggaaaaataaaaacttattATAGTAAACCACGATTTGCCTTAGTTTGAGCCCTTCTTTTTAGATCTACACAAGACTGTCTAGTTTTCCTCAATCTGTTTCTGAAAGGCCTTCCTAATTTATCTGAAGTTGTAGTTCGTGtaaatatgaaaacagaaggCACAAGAAATGTATAAAATGACAAAGACATAATATTTGCAACCAGATAGATGCCACTTAGCATATATAGAAAGAGAGAACGACAAGATCATGAagtggaggggagggaaaaaccaaaaccctgcTAAGAGTTAAACCTAGGAACACATTTGTAAGGAAAATCGTTTAGAACCAGCAGGGCCAAAACCACTGTAGAAGTAGAAAAGCCCACTTTACCTCTACCTGACTCAAGAAAGGGAACATCTTAGGATATCTAatcatatttctttaaaagcagcatCTCTGACTGTCATTACTCAACCTCACAGAGGAACAAAATTGTGTGGAATTCATCAGAATAACCTAAAGAATTCCAGCAAACAGGTAAAACATTCACAGCTGGTCTACAATGAGTGTGCCACATAGCAGTCATCTCAACCTACAACCTCTCTCAACACCTCTGTTAGAATCATGGAACtgtttagattggaaaagatctttaagacCATCAAATGCAACTGTAAACCTGTTGCGAAGTCCACCATTAAACCATCCTACTCTCCCTGAGCACAGTATCTACGTGtcttttaaaaacaccttcagGAACGGTGGCTCAACCGCTTCCCTAGGCAGCCTGTAACAATGCTTGATAACCCCTTTGTGAAGGTGAAaattttcctgatatccaatctaaatctcccctgatgCAACTTAAGCCATTTCTTCTCATCCTATGGCTTGAAGGGAAGCCCTGGGGAAGAGATCAACCTGTACTTCACTatagcctcctttcaggtagttgtagagaacAATAAAGTCTTCCCTGAGCCTCTTCTCTAGGCTAAAcactccagctctctcagctgctcctcataaagcttttgctccagacccttcaccagctctacTGCCCTCCTCTAGACACACTCCAGCATCTCAATGTCTTTTTCGCACTGAGgtgcccagaactggacacagcactgcatgCATTTCCATCCACTACCTCCACTGAGCCAGCAGAATGAAGGCCCTCGCTAGCACACCTATAGTCCAACACTGGCATGCCGATCCCAGGCTTATCTTTAGTGAAACTGGTTTTATCCTTTTCCCACTTTAAGTCTAATTTAAAGCCCCTTCAGTGAGCTCTGCTAACTCTTGTGCAGAGATCCCTCTTCCCCTTTGAGACAAGTGTGCACCATCTGGTGCCAGCAGGACTGGTGTCGTGTAAGCCAGCCCATGGTCAGCAAAGAGAGCAAGACAGGGGTTTACACTCACCTTATAATATAGCCAACAAGATGATCAGTGTGTGGAAGTACAAAGAGTGATTTTCCAGAAAGGTCACAAGCATTACATAAAGCTGCTGCCCTCTCTGATGCAATAACATCTTCCCCTAGTGAAGTCAAGGAAAGCGCAAGTAAGTGGTATGTGGTGCTGCCATGTCAAACTAGCTCTAAAAGCTTAAAGGTCAGGTTATGAACCTTAGGTAGACCTAAAGATCTAAACAGTATTGAAAATTATAAAGATAAAACCAAGAGCACATTCTTTCCTACTTCTTTCAGAGTACTCCATCCTTCATCCAGCAGAACACATTGCAGAAATTTTCTATCAGTTTTTAGCAAAAAACTACAAGCATGATGTAAGTTTTTCATCTGTCACAGAATTAAATATCCTGTGTCTTGAGAAATACAATAGCGTccagaagaaacaaacacatACAGCAGGTagagtaaaaaacaaaaaatggttTGCCAGACACTAGAAAGCACACAGTAGCTCTACAGAAATGTAAGGTTAAAGTGTATCACATTTCACAGCTCCACATAGCTCCAAAATTTTACTGATTAAAACCAAGTTAAGATGAAAAACCTCTGTAGGTACCAAATACCCTTCCCTCTAAGTTCTCAATGCTTTCACTGGTTTTCCTGATCTCAAGCAATGTTTAAAATGCAACTTGCTTACAAGAAGGCAGGTCAGATGTATTACTATACAAACCATCTTTGATCCTGTGTATCGAAAAATGCACTTGGACTTAAGAGGGAGAAGTCAGGGATAAAAGTATCAAATGTTTAGGGTCAACTGCCCTGAATGCTCTCTCTATCCTTACACCTTCCTACAGTCACAGTGCATTTAATAAATGTAGATGACATCAAATGAAGAACCACAGATAATGTGACAAACCAGTCAGCTCAGTCCACCGAGCCTTCTGAAATATGAGAACTCCACAACTGTGCATAGAGTTGTCAAGTACCTGGGGGCAatggtgtttttttctgaatcaaAACCACAGCAACTTTGGTATTTCTTCCCTGCAAACTTTGCCTAAAATAAAGACAACATAGCACAGTGTCAAGGCTTCACTTCTTATTTCTGAATAACCAGAATAAAATAAGATTTCAGTCTAGATAGAAGCACTGGAAGAATGCTACATAGGTGTAAAGGCCAAACACAACAACATGCTCCATCATTCAGAGAATGCTGTCTTCTCTCTTTTGGGACAGAACAATTGTGCTGAGTTTAGCAAGTAAAATTTCAGGGGCTGTTTTTACTTAAGTAATTTTTACAAATAAACcattaaaaaagttttttactgTGAGTTGtacattaaaaagcaaagttcAAGTTCCCCTTAATttgtgtttaagaaaaaaaaattatatgttcTAGAATGCGAACAGATTTTGCAATTCACACTTATATTAGCTTGCAGTATATTACAAACCAAGCGAAAAAAATCTACCTGACAATTTCAACTCGAGTAGCACACTCCAACTGTTTTTCCTTCCACTGCGGCTCATCCCAGTCTAGTTCATAGAATACCACCACAAGTGCTGGAACCAAATTCAGGTGTTTGTTCATCCAACCAGTCTTCAGGATTCCTTTTGGAATATACCACTCATAGGATGTCCTCTGAAAATATTGAGGATATTGAAGCAAGCTACAAAATCCATTTACAAACATTTATAGCGGAAGAAAGTGAATTGCCTCTACATTCTTGTCATTTAAGAATATGTTTGTCATCTTTCCTGTAACATTGTTCCCCTCAAGCCTTTGCTTCCTATTAAGCCATATCCCTCAATAGCTCAGGCGTCAGGACCTGATATCTGAGATATCAACAGCAAAGAACAACAGATTCCAGAAGACTGGAGAAAATGGTCAAGTTCAGGAGCATATCTCATACACTGCCGTGAAATACTAGGCTCGATTGAAAACAGTGGTCTCAGAACAAGGGCACACCAGTTTAGATTATTTGCCTTTGCCAGCATCATGGAATTATGTAGTTTTCCAATACTTAATCTCATTGACATTGTTTCCTAGCTTGTCATTGCAAAGCAGAGAGAATAGCAgagattttccttctgctgtgtttcactTAGTTAaagtgaaacattttgtttaaaaagcgTTATAGGttaggttgggtttttttcagaatacaTTCAAATCAAGTATCTAGTTTCTCCAAAATTAAACTCAGGGTTTCATTAAAGCTCAAATTTTACAAGGAGCCTTAATGCTACGTAGAAGAGTAGcaagtactttaaaaaataaaccatacGGGCTTTCTCTGTTTCTGGTTCATCAGCTGGGGCACCCTGGTTTCCTACGCACTCACAGCGCTCCATCACAACGCCCTCGGCTTCCCCTTCGCCCTCACAGTCTCCCTGACTTGAAGCTCCCACACTTCCCCTCCAACATCGGGGGAAGAGGCAGCCCGGGTCCGGCAGAGCGCGGTGCCAGCCGGCTGCACACCAGGCACACCGGCGCACGGCCCTTCCCCGCAGGGAGCCACCAAGTCCCGCATCCCGCTCCCGGGGCCACCGCCGGCTcgtgctgctggggcagcgggcTGGGACCCCGCCAGGACGGGGCGCAGCCGGGGCCGGCGACGCTCGCTACCTTCGTCCTGCACTTGGGGTACTCGTGGTCGCCGGGCAGCACTTTGAAGGAGATGGGGACGCGGTCGGCTCTGCGGTTGGCGCAGAAGGCGTCCCACACGGCGCGGTGCACGGCGTTGTACACCACGTCCAGGCCGGTGAGCGTGACGAACGCCATGGGCCGGCAGCACAGCTCCACCGGGAAGTCCCAGTGAGTCGGTGGGGTCATCCTGCGCCCGAGACGGCGGCCTGCGAGGCAGCAGGATGGCGGCGGGAGGGCGGCCCAGGCCGGCCACAAGAGAGCCCCGCTGTCCCGGGCCTGTGCTCCCCGAAGCGCCGCTCACTGCGGCGGGATGGAGCCAGGAAGCGCCGGGAAGCGCCAGCTGGGAGCGGCCGCGGGTCACGGGAGGCGGCGCGGGCGGGCCGCCGCCTCAGGAAGCGAGCGCCGGGCAGCGTCAGAGGGGCAGCGGCAGCGACCAATCGGCGCCTCCGCTGCACCCCTCGGGCCAGTCAGGAGCGCCCGCGCGGAGACGTCACTGCGAAGGAGCCAGTGAGCGAAAGGAGGAAGCGCGGGGTGTCACGCAGGCGGCCAATGGGAGGGCAGGGGGCGGTGACCGCGGGTGCCCTGCGCTGCCCTCGGGGAAGGCGCGGCCGTGCGAGTTCGGTGGGGCCGCACCAGTCAGGCCCGCCCAGccccggcggcagcggggccgggccgggccggaggGAGCGGGGTGGGAGCGGAGAGCTCCGGCCATGGCGGCCAACGAGGACCAGGAGGTGAGCTCCGGGCCTCGCTGCCTGAGGGAGAGCGGAACGAGAGCTGGGAGGGCGGGACAGAGCCGTGTGGGGAGAGAGGGCGGCccgcgcggcgggggcgggaggGAAGCGGCGGGCGCTGGAGCGGGCGAGGggcgggaggagggagctgggcgGTGGCGGGGTCGGCGCGAGGAGCGCGGCAGGTGCGAGCGCCGTGCCGGGCTGCGGTCGGTAACCCCTGCTCTGGCCCTCGCTGCAGATGGAGCTGGAAGCGCTGCGCTCCATCTACGAGGGAGACCTGTGCTTCAGGGAGCTCAGCCCGGTGTCCTTCCAGTACAGGGTAAGGCGAAGTTGCATCTTGAAGTTACTTTGCTGCCTTGTAGTTGCCATACCAGGGCTTTCTAAGCCAAAGGGGAATCCGATGTGCAGTAAAGGATAGATCCACAGGCCGTTGTTTCAGGATTTTTGCTGACAACGATGCTTCATAGCACAGTGTGTCATGTATATGAACCTGCTCCCAGCATGGGTTTAttccagaatcacagaacgggtgaggctggaagggaccatagtgggtcatctggtccaatctccctgctcaagcagggtcatcttAGAGCATATGGCACTGGATTGTGTCCAGCTGGTTCTTGAAAATCTACAGTGAGGGAGAGTTCACAGCCtttctggacaatctgttccagtgctgggtcactgcacagtaaagaagttcttcctcatatttagGTGGAACTTCccgtgcatcagtttctgcccattccctcttgtcctattgcttggcaccacaaGCCAGTTATCCCTTAGTCAGGTATCCTACTTGCATAGCTGTGTCTGTGTACTCAGAACTGTCAAACCTTCTGAAGAAGCCATCCAGCCGTGTAATGCTTACCCTAACTGGTCAGAAATAGAGAGATTTATAGAGCTATTTCTATGTAAAATTTGGAACTACTGCTCAGTTACAAGTTTCCAGTCTCTTGTCCAAAGACTAGTGTCTTGTTTACACAGGACTAGTGTCCTGTTTACCTGCTGAAGTGAAAATCCACAAGATGCTTTGGGTGTGTGCACTGATACAGTCTTTGGTCAGGAGAGACATAAGGGGGTGCTGAGCTCAAAGTACACAACTAGATTCTGGCATGAAATTCTCACCagttttttctgatttaaacaCCTGAAACTTCTGAGCACAGACTGAGGCAGATCTTTTGATGGCCAGAAGACATTGCTGACAAAATCTTAGGCACCCATGGGACAGAAGGAAGACTTCTGAAAATGCCGTATGCCTGTTTCAGGGAGAAGCCATCTAAAATCACCTTTCTGTGACTTCTCAAATAACTGAAGAATAATGTCACTAACTGTAATGAGATACAGGTCAATTAATTAATAGCACTTGGAATCCCAGCTAAGGCTGTAAGAGCAGCCTTTCTTCACAGATTGGATCAttcttaataaattaaatttccttAAATGAGGAAATATGGCATGCCTACAAACCTAAAGTGTGTCATTTTACATTTCACTGGCTTTGCTAATTTTTATTAGACAAAAAATGGTTGTCCAAAGTTATGATAACTCAATTTAAATACAGTAAAACCTAATGTCATATAAAGGCAACAATACATCTTTCGCCTGCAGAAAAATTTGTATTGTGAGAACTCATAATGTAAGTCCTTGAGAAGATAGAAATAATTCGTATGGCATTTTTTGACCCTCGTGTCCTGCACCTGTCTCACATACAGAGCACAGCTGTTTTGTAATCAGTGTTTAAAATTGATATTGAATGAaggttttacttttttccccccaagtaTTGCTAAAATGCAGCGCCAGTTTTCACTGACAAGCAGGAGCGTGGTCATTAAGCTTTGCAGGATTTGCTTTGTGCACAGACAGTGCTTTCCTGAGAGAACCTTGTGAACCTTGCAGCCACTTCTGCTCATGGTGGCAGTGGGAAATGAACTGTAAATGCTGCCTTGAAAAATGTTGCAGATTCTTGATTTAAAGTCTTACTTACTTCATCTCTAAACAAGTGTTTTTGAATGTCAGTCCACTCTGCTAAAACAGATATTTTAAGTAAgaaagcagcaattttttttctttacttttttttttaaattttgaagtaCCATAGCCTTACCTTGATTAGGACTTCTCCTGTGGACACACTTTATTCTACATAATCAGATTAAGGCTGATTTTTATAACAAGGCaaataaatgagaatttttGGGTGGTTTTAGAAACCTTATTGTGCTAGTCTTCCAAATCCTTGTGTGGAACAGTTACTTCTGATTGTATGTCTGTAGTATgctgtaatatatttttttttatccagaCTCATTCTACTGACTTCTTAAATCTTTCACTACTCATTCTTTTgtacagggaaataaaatatctgtaGGTCTGAGACATAAATATTGATATTCTTACCCATTATTTTTGCGATCTTAAGTTATTAGTTTATTATCATCCTCATTTCAACCCTGTCTTGTGGCTTGTTTTCATATTGCTCTATGTTTAGAtgtgtgggggggaaaaaagatttaatattttctgttcttgtatGTGATAGTATAATATTTGGCGTGCAGATGCTacaaagcagcttttaaaaccAAGGAACTAAAAGAAACCCAACCATAAAAAGAGGTTTGACAGTTTCTGCCGTTTCTCCTAGAATGAAAACTGCAGGGTAAATGTTAATATTGATGTCCAaaatttaatgctttttctagataacagctttattttctaaCTGATAATTTTATCAAAATAGTTGTCTCAAGGAATTTTGATGGTCTAAAAGAAGTAGTAGACTTCCATAATGGCGTTGTAATCCTCAGAAAGTGACTGGAAACTGTTGATTTataaagttttccttttcacttCAGATAGGTGAAAGTGGAGATCCCAAAGCCTTTCTAATAGAAGTTTCTTGGCCAGAAACATATCCACAAACAGCACCAGTCATATCGATGGATGCTTTCTTCAACAACACAATGTAAGTATTTATGACAGCTTCACTCCCTGGCCTTGGAGTGGGGCTCTTTGTCTGATAAGCTTTTTATCATCTGTCTAGTTTACAGATGAgtttaatgatttcttttaGATCTTCAGCTATTAAGCAAAGTATATTGGATAAGTTAATGGTAGAAGTTGAAGCAAATCTTGGAACTGCTATGACATACACACTTTTTGAATATGCCAAAGACAATAAGGAGGTGTTCATGGAAAACCAATCTGTTAACACTGTGGTAAGTAgataaattctgattttaattttgtgcttttaaaactggaaaaaaaaattggttatTATAACCCGAATACTTCATAGGTCCCTCTAAGTTGTAAATTAGTTC
Proteins encoded in this region:
- the RWDD4 gene encoding RWD domain-containing protein 4, which translates into the protein MAANEDQEMELEALRSIYEGDLCFRELSPVSFQYRIGESGDPKAFLIEVSWPETYPQTAPVISMDAFFNNTISSAIKQSILDKLMVEVEANLGTAMTYTLFEYAKDNKEVFMENQSVNTVTSVSNSISIGTPDVPPSKKKEKKEQLSKTQKRKLADKTDNKGELPRGWNWVDVIKHLSKTGSKDDE